One genomic window of Xanthobacter dioxanivorans includes the following:
- a CDS encoding ring-cleaving dioxygenase, translated as MHSNGLHHVTAIAGPAARNLDFYTRALGLRLVKKTVNFDDPGTYHFYFGDAAGQPGSILTFFPWEHAGQGRAGVGEAQETAFRIPEASVGFWSTRLLSLGLAPDLPEKRFGATVIGFKDPDGMRLALVGVPGIEAEAAWDGGEVPAEHAIRGLHSVTLLLKEAGATAALLTDVFGFAEVGREGTRIRYAAPGDAIGGIVDIREAGDFLSGRQGRGSVHHIAFRAADDATQAAMAERVATQHGLHVTGQRDRTYFRSVYFREPGGVLFEIATDDPGFAVDEAPESLGAALKLPAQYEAHRAEIEAVLPAVA; from the coding sequence ATGCACAGCAACGGCCTTCACCACGTCACCGCCATCGCCGGCCCGGCCGCGCGCAATCTCGACTTCTACACCCGCGCTCTCGGGCTGCGGCTGGTGAAGAAGACGGTGAATTTCGACGATCCGGGCACCTATCACTTTTATTTCGGTGATGCCGCCGGTCAGCCCGGCAGCATCCTCACCTTCTTCCCGTGGGAGCATGCCGGGCAGGGCCGCGCCGGGGTGGGCGAGGCGCAGGAGACCGCGTTCCGCATTCCGGAGGCCTCCGTCGGCTTCTGGAGCACGCGGCTCCTCTCCCTCGGCCTCGCCCCCGACCTGCCGGAGAAGCGCTTCGGCGCCACCGTCATCGGCTTCAAGGATCCGGACGGCATGCGCCTCGCCCTTGTCGGCGTTCCGGGCATCGAGGCCGAGGCCGCCTGGGACGGCGGCGAGGTGCCTGCGGAGCACGCCATCCGCGGCCTGCATTCCGTCACCCTGCTGCTGAAGGAGGCGGGGGCCACCGCGGCGCTCCTCACCGACGTCTTCGGCTTTGCCGAGGTCGGCCGCGAGGGCACCCGCATCCGCTACGCGGCTCCGGGGGACGCCATCGGCGGCATTGTGGACATCCGCGAGGCCGGAGACTTCCTCTCCGGGCGGCAGGGACGCGGCAGCGTGCACCACATCGCCTTCCGGGCGGCGGACGACGCCACGCAGGCCGCCATGGCCGAACGGGTGGCGACGCAGCATGGCCTCCACGTCACCGGCCAGCGGGACCGCACCTACTTCCGCTCGGTCTATTTCCGCGAGCCCGGCGGCGTCCTGTTCGAGATCGCCACCGACGATCCCGGCTTCGCCGTGGACGAGGCGCCCGAAAGCCTCGGCGCGGCCCTCAAGCTGCCGGCGCAATACGAGGCGCATCGCGCCGAGATCGAGGCGGTTCTGCCCGCCGTCGCCTGA